Within the Planctomycetota bacterium genome, the region CGTCCGCACCCGGTGATAGGGTGCCCTTGGGGATTCCAAGTATCCGCGCCGGATTGACGGTTACTTTGGCAATCGCTTCGGAAAGCGAGAGTATTTTCTTGTGGACCAGTTCGGTCAGCATAATCGGCAGGACGGTTTCCAGCCCTATTACTCCGAAGGGCGCTACGCTGAATTCGACATCCTTCTTTTCCGGAGAATGGGGCGCGTGGTCGGAGGCGATTACGTCTATCGTTCCGTTCTTTAATCCGTCTAATAATGCTTGCCGGTCTTCTTCTGTCCGTAACGGCGGATTCATCTTGAAGTTTGTATTAAATCCGTCGCCGCCGAAACGGGGTGTTTTAATGGCGTCATCGGTTAAAGTGAAGTGGTGGGGTGTAACCTCGGCAGTAACTTTCAGACCTTCCTTCTTGGCATTGGCGACCAGATTGACCGCCTCAGCCGTTGAAATATGGGCGATATGCAGTTTGCCGCCGGTTAAGCGCGCCAGGGCGATATCGCGATAGACCATGATTTCTTCCGCCACCGCGGGGATCCCGGGCAGTCCTAAAAGTGTGGAAATATAGCCTTCGTTCATTACGCCTTCTTTGATAAGCGTTTTATTCTCGCAATGGGCGATGATGGCTTTATTGAACATAGACGAATATTCCAGCCCGCGCCGCATTACCTCGGCGGAAGCGACCGGGTCGCCGTCATCGGAAAATGCCACGGCGCCGCCTCGGGCGAGCTGTCCGATTTCCGCCAGTTCCTCGCCTTTCCGTCCCTTAGTCACCGCGCCGATAGGGAAGACATTCGCCTTCCCGCTTCGCTTTGCCTGTATATAAACGAATTCCGCGGACGCTTCGTTATCAACCGGAGGGTCGGTATTGGGCATGCAGGCAACAGAGGTAAACCCGCCGTTTATCGCCGCGGCAGAACCTGAAGCGATGGTTTCTTCATCTTCTTTGCCCGGTTCGCGCAAATGGACGTGCATATCAATCAAGCCCGGCGTTACGACCAATCCCTTGGCGTTGATTGTCTTATCAGCTTTTGGAGCTTTGGTGCCGACTGAGACAATTTTACCGTCTTTGATAAATACATTGGCGGTTTTATTAATCTTATTCGCCGGGTCTATCACCAAGCCGTTTTTTATAAGTAAGGTTGTCATTTCTTTTCCTCTTCCGCAAACAGGGCGGAAAGTTCTGGTAAGAATATCGGACTCCAGTCGGGAGAACTGTCGCTTTTAGGATTATTTGTCAATCTTGTCTGGTTTTTGCCGTCGGCATCCATCACATAAATTTCACTATTACCATCCCGCTCTGATACAAAGGCAATCTTCTTGCCATCCGGGCTCCAACGAGGAGATATATCGTTTTTAGGGCTGTCCGTCAATCTGGTCTGATTCTTGCCATCTGCGTCCATCGTATAAATATCAGAATTGCCATCCCGATTTGAGTCAAAGGCAATCTTTGGATGGCAGAGAGAATAAAGGGACTGGCGTATTCTATTAGCACGCATATTTAATTCCGGGTTTTTATCGGTTGAGGCTTCTTTAATAAGCTTGGAGAATTTTTCTATCTCTGATTTTATCTTGTCCCGGAGTTTAGAATCCGCTTTCCAATACTTTTCAATCATCTTATCACCGATTTGGGTCAATTCATTTTGCGCTTTATCCCGTGCCTCAAAATCATCATCGCCAAGCTGCTTAATCAACTCCTTGACACGGTCAGTAGGGGCTTTCCCCTCATCTGCTGAGTAAACAAAGTGGAAACATAAAACGCAAAGCAGACAAAGTATTAATAACCCTTTCATAATAGATTCATTTCTGCGTTTATCTGTGGTTAATATTTATTCTTCCGTCGGGGTTTTTATCCCCATCATTTTATCCCTAAAAGATGAAACCAGATACAGGACCGCCATCCTGACCGCCAATCCGTTGGTTACCTGACGGAGGATTACCGAATGCGCTCCATCCGCCACTTCCGGGGTTATTTCCACCCCGCGGTTAATCGGGCCCGGATGCATAATCAGGACATCCTTCTTGGCGTGTTTCATGCGCTCGGAATTTATCCCGAAAAGCCGGGAGTATTCGCGGATGGACGGGAAGAGGTTGGATTTCTGCCGTTCCATCTGGATTCTTAAAATATTTATCACATCCAGTTCATCAATGATTTCATCGATATCATAGCATATCTTTACGCCCAGCTTGGTCAGTTCCTTGGGAATTAAGGTTGCTGGCCCGACCGCGATAACCTCGGCGCCCAGTTTGGTCAGTCCCCAGATATTGGAGCGCGCCACCCGGCTGTGCTGGATATCGCCGACTACGGCGACCTTCAATCCTTTAATCTGTTTCTTTTTCTCACGCATCGTGAAGATGTCAAGCAAGCCTTGTGTCGGGTGTTCGTGCGCGCCGTCTCCGGCATTGACGATGCTGGCGTCTATGATGCGCGAAAGAAGATGCGGCGTTCCCGGCGCCGTATGGCGTATAATTACGATATCCACTCCCATGGCTTCTATGTTCTTGGCGGTGTCCTTGAGCGTCTCGCCTTTGGAAAGGCTGCTGGTGGATGGGGAGAAATCCACGATATCCGCGCTCAGGCGCTTGGCGGCAAGCGAGAAGGAGATTTTAGTCCGCGTGCTCGCCTCGACAAACATATTGACCACGACCTTGCCGCGCAATGCCGGAACTTTCTTGATATTGCGGGTGGAAACTTCCTTGAAAGAGGCGGCGGTATCGAGTATGTAAGTAATCTCTTCCGCGGTCAGGTGTTCTAAGCCCAGAAGATGCTTGTGCTTCCATTCAAAACCCTGCTTTTCTTTATGGGCTTTTGTCATTTCAGCCTCACCTCGTCAAATCCGTCGGTTTCTTCGAATCTGACTTCTACGATTTCGTTGTCTTTGGTCGCTATTGTCTTGCCGGCATAATCCGCGGCAATCGGGAGTTCCCTGTGCCCGCGGTCAATCAAAACGGCTAATCGGATGCATTTCGGGCGTCCGAAATCCGAAAGCTCATTTAAAGCCGCGCGGACGGTCCGGCCGGTATATAAAACGTCGTCAACCAGGATGACGACTTTATCGGTAAGGTTGAAATTGATATCGGTTGCCTTGACGATAGGGGCGGGGCCGACGGTTGCCAGGTCGTCGCGGTAAAGGGTGATATCCAAGGCGCCTAGCGGGGTTTTCTTTTTGGTGGATGATTCAAGCTCTTCCTGAAGGCGTTTGGCTAAGGTAAGCCCTCGCGTATAAATACCGATAAGGGCGAGCGATTTCAAATCCGACTTGTTGGCGGCAATACTCTTGGCGAGTTCTTTAATGGCCTTGGTGACTTCATTGGCCGTGAAAACCAATTTAGCCTTTTTCATATTGAGTGTGTTTTTTACCATAAGAGGGGCAATAAGTCAAATAATTTAGAGTATCTAACAGTATATGCCACTAAGGCAGTGCGAGTTTAACGAGCCTCCCTTTAGGGACAAAGACACAAAGAATACAAGGGCTTTTAATCCTTTGAACTATTGAGCGGTTGTCCGCCAAAGGCGGATCCGCCTCAGGCGGAAACAGTTGAACTCTCCGGTATAATTGGCTTGACTTAATAGGAAAGGATTATATAATAACGAAATCATATGACATTATATACACATAAAAGACTTATCCAGGTTTGTGGATTATTGCTGTTAATATGGGCGGGGATACTCGTTGTGGAGTTTATTGAACTGATTGGTGGGCTTAATGCGCTGAATAGGTGGATATCTGAAGCAAAATACGAAGAGCTTATCTCGAAATTGGAAAAAAAACGTCTTGAGCAATATATTTCTCTTATTTTTACCGTGCTTTTAATTGTCCCAAGCATAGTCACGGCATTAGGTCTTTGGTTTTATAAAAATTGGGCAAGGATATCAGCGGTTGTAATAAGCAGTATTTCTGCTTTGTTTGTTTTCTATGTGGGCATCAAGGCTTTTATAGCAGATTATAAGTTGCATAAATTGATTGAAGAGTCGGAGGGCAGTATTATGTGTATACTGCATGCTGATCCTCCTGTTATTTGGTATTTGATGATAATAGCATGTGCTGTCTTTATTACAGTAGTTATGCTCAACAAAAACACCAAGCTCCTGTTCGAACGCAAAGGCAAGCTGGAATAATAATTATCTTTTAGCTGTATTAACTCTGCGCTCTCCCGCCCCGACGTAATGTCGGGGACGAGGCTCCCGCCTATAATGGCGTCGCCCTTCGGGACGAACCTCGCCCGTATGGGCGGGATGTCCGCCTGTGGGCGACGCCCCGATACATCGGGGCGGCTGTGGCTAATCGTTCAGGGTAATAGGGGATAGGGCTGTTAACCCATCCTTTATCCGAATAGGCGGTCAGGAGTATTCTTTAACCCATATCTCTTTAATCATACCATGGCTGGTCGTAATGATTAATAGGGGTGGGGTAGGTTAACCATCCGGCTATTCCGTATCATTCCGCTATCCTAATCCATTCATCCATCCGGCCAGTATATTTCCTTTAACCAGCCCGGACTATTCTTTAGAGTGGGGTAGAGTTATTGCCCCACTAGGTGGTCATGTAGATATAGTCAATAGGTCATAGTATTATTGTTCATTTTAGATAGTTATATCTCAGGCATGGGGTAGTTATATAGCTTATAGCGCATATAAATACAGACGGATGGATATATAGATAGTGCCGTAATGGCATAATTATACATTCTATAGGACAAATAATATATGCGGTTTTGGCAATATATATAAGCATACATGGCATAAATATGGTGAGCAGGGGGCATAATGGCATAGAGGGGGGGAGAGGGGGGCCATGCCCCCCTATGGTAGTATATATAGTAGCCTGGTTTTAGGCGTTATACTACCTATTGTGGTCGTAAGAATGGATATCCGGCGGGAAATGGAGGCGGGAGAGGTGGAAGACAGAGGCGCATCTCGCGTCCCTATGGGACCCCGGGTTGAGGGTAAGGAGAAGGTTAAGCAGGGATATTCTATAGGGGATTAATTATTATGGATAGAGTGAATAAGTGGCAGAGAAGGTGGCCGATAAGGAAATAGGATGGGGTGGTAGATGGCAGGGGAGAGTGATTAAACGACTAAGGGTTTAATGGTTTAAGTGCTAATATCTTTATATGGTTAATTTATTATCCGATAATAGTTGCAGGAGGTATTGGGAGAGATTAAAATACAGCCACAGATTCACTGATTAATAAAACATGAAACTAATTGTTCATTGCTCATTGCCGCCCATATGGGCGAACCTCGCCTTTGGCGGGTTCATTGCATCAATATTGGTGTTTGCCGGCTGTGAGGGGGCGAGCCGGGAAGAAGTTATTGCCGGGGGAAGCGGCACTCCCAAGCCGCCTTCCAACCTCAGAACCACTGCCATTCTTCCCACCCAGATAAGCCTTGCCTGGGATGATAATTCCACCAATGAAACCGGATTCAAATTAGAGCGTAAAAAGTCGACAGAAGAAGCGTATTCCCTGATTAAAACCCTTCCGGAAAATACGCTTGCCGGTTCTGATACAGGGCTTTTACCTGCGGCTTTGTATTCTTACCGCGTTAAAGCGTATAATAGCGCTGGAGACAGTGCTGCTTCCGCTGAAATACCGGTGCTTACACCGTGGCAGATTGATTCGATTGATACGGTTAATTCCACAGGCAGATACAGTTCTATCGCGCTTGATTCTGTTAATGACATACATATTAGTTATTTTAACGAGACGTTAGGCGACTTGAAATACGCCACTAATTCAAGCGGTGTCTGGAGTGCTATTACGCTTGAAGGGATTAATACGGTCGGTTCATTTACCTCCATCGCGGTCGATGAGAATAATAAGACGCATATCAGCTACCGCAATGCCGATGCCGGAACCCTTAAATACGCCACCAATGCCACTAACGCATGGATTACTTCGGTAATTGATAACAGCGCGGATGTGGGTGAATATACCTCTATCGCTACGGATGCCAACAGCAAGGTGTATATAAGTTATTACGATATTACCCATACCTCGCTTATGTATGCGACCAACGTTTCCGGCACATGGGTAACCGCCACCATTGATAATAGCGGCGATGTCGGCAAATACACTTCTATCGCGGTTGATTCGGTTTTCGGAGTTCACATCAGCTATTTTGATGAGACCAATACCGCGCTCAAGTATGCCTATAACGTAACAGGCACATGGAATACGGTTTTTGTAACGGACGCCGCTGAACCGGTTAACGAGGGCAGCTATACTTCCATAGGCGTAACTTCTGCCGGTAAGATTTTTATCAGTTATTTTGATGATACCAATAATTCACTCAAGTGCGCCACCAATAAGTTAGGCAATTGGGATGTTTTTACCATCGATTCAAACGTTGATGCGGGTGGATATAATTCGCTAAAGTTAAGTGAAGATGGTATTGCTTATATTGCCTATTATGATATGACAAATCTTGATTTGCGCTATGCTACTTTTTATATCACTTCAGAATTTGTCAACATCACCACGTATCCTGCGGTGGATAGCTCCGGGGATGTCGGGCAGTATTGTTCCATAGCGATAGACTCGGATAAAGGGATTTATATCAGCTATTACGACCTGACCAATGGCGACCTCAAATGCGCCATCGGGAGATAACCTCAAAGGCGAATGCTAACACGAATCCCACGAATGGAACGAATCTCACAAATAATTCGTTTTATTCGCCATATTCGTGTTATTCGTGTTCTCTTCTTTGCGACTCTGTGGCAAATTAAGGTGTCAATCCTTCAGCAATAGTTTCACCACTTCATCCTGGAACTTCCGCGCATTGGAGAGGTCGGAGAAGTTGTTTATTATTATGGAGAAGGCATAGTTTTTGTGGTTAGTGATATAACCTGAAAGGGCGGAGACTCCGCTGATATAACCGGTTTTTGCCCAGACGGTTTTGGCCAGCCCTTTGCCGTTAATGCGGTTTTTCAGGCTTCCGTCATCCCCGTTGGCGGGGAGTGTTTCTATGAAATCTTTACCGTATTTCTGGCTGGCAATATAGCGCAGGAGTTTTACCATCGCGTCCGGCGTGATTTTATTGCCTCTTGATAATCCGGAACCGTCCACCTGTTCGTAGGTTTTCGTGCTTGTTACGATTTTCTGCCCCAGAAGGAATTTTTCTATCTGTGCCGCGCCGCCTTTAAATGAGCCGGAGCTTCTGAAATAAGAGCCGAGTGTTTTCAGTATCTGTTCGGCGTAAAAATTTTGGCTGTTTTTATTGGTGACCGTTATGGTGGTTAATAAATCCGTCTTGGATGATGCCAACTCTGTCAGGTGATCTGATTTCCGGTTATAGGTTTTATCCGTTAACTTGATTTCGCCAAGGACAGGGATGGATTTTTTACGGGAAAAAGTTTCCTTTAAGACCGTCCCGAAATAAAGCGGCGGGTTTTCTATGGTGATTGATTCCTTATACGGCTCGGCATGGATATAAAATCTACCGCTGATAACGATGGTGTTTGTACTTTCTTTCCGGCGCAGACTGACTGCGTGGTTGGAACTGCGCGTCGTTGAACTACAGTCATTAATTATTGTTACATAATCGGTATTTGGCTCAAGGCGGTAGGATACCTCATCTTTTTTATCATTATAATAAACCGTGATATCGATGCAGTTGTCGTTAAAGGAAACCCCGCCAACCGGTGCGCAATACCAGGCGGAAAGCTGGTTTTCCGGCCAGGAGCATACCAGGTATTCGCGGTCAAAGGCAGTGTCGTCAATGATGATATTTCCTTCTACCCGGTTGATTCCCAGTTTTTTCAGTATCTTTACCCATTCCTCAAAGACCGCCGTGGAATTGCCGTTATAGAACCTGCCGGAAATATTCGGGTTGCCGTTGCTTTTGACTATCAAGTTCCCTTTGAGCGCACCGTCTATAACCGGCCCCTGGCGGTAAAGGGTGGTTTCGTATTTAAAATCAGGACCTAAAAGGCATAAAGCCGCGCCGGTGGTAAACACCTTAAGGTTAGAGGCCGGCATGAGTGGGGTGCCGGAGTTTTTATCACAGATTACCTTATTATCATTAAGCGAAACCGCCTTGATTCCTATTTTTGCCTTGGAGAGGTGGTATTTACTTACAAGGCGTGAAATCTTTTCCCCCATTTCGCGGCAGGCGGCGGCATCGATTGTTTCTTCAGGGTACGGAACGGGTTTTAATTCAGGAGGGAGGTAATTATGGCTGTTTTGTATGCTGATGGGGTTAGCGGCAGAACTAGTATTGTTATCCCTTGCGGAAACCGTGATGAATACCAAAAGAGTGCATAGTAAGACCAGGAGAGGAATTATTTTTAGGATTGATGCCTGTCTGCCAAAGAGACTGGGTAAGGCCTTTTTTATTTCAGGAGCTTGGGTGATTTGGTTATACATAAGTCCTCGGTCTCGCTTTTCGCACGGCGTCCCATTAAATCGCGAACGGCCTGTTTCGGGTCTTTACGGCGGAACAGGATATTATAGACTTCCTTTGTTATCGGCATTTCTATTTTGTATTGATTAGACAATTTTATCGCGGCCTTTGTCGTCCAGACGCCTTCCGCAACCATCTCCATGGAAGCCATGATTTGCCTGAGTGTTTTGCCCTGCCCGAGTTGCATTCCGACCGCGCGGTTCCTGCCGTGGGGTGAGACACAGGTGGTGATGAGGTCGCCCAGCCCGGAAAGGCCGAAGAATGTGTTTTGATGCGCGCCCATGGCTTTGCCAAGCCGTGCGATTTCAGCCAGCCCGCGGGTTAAAAGAGCTGATTTGGTGTTGTCGCCCAGCTTCAGCCCGTCGCAGATGCCGGCGGCAATGGCGATGATATTCTTTATAGCGCCGCCCAGTTCCACTCCCGTAATATCCGAATGGGTATAAGGGCGGAAATGGCTGTTCATAAATGCGGATTGCGCCATTTTTGCCAGTTCCATATTCTTAGAGGCAATGACCACGCTTGCCGGGAGGCCGCGGCTGACTTCTTCCGCGTGGCTGGGGCCGGAAAGGACAGCAATTTTATCCGTTCCCAATACTTCCGTTATTATCTCACTTGGGCGTTTAAGCGTTCCCATTTCCAACCCTTTGGCTACGGAGACGATGGGGATGGTAGATTTTAGATTGTAGATTTTAGTTTTTAGTTTGGATAAAACCGAGCGCGAGTATTGGGTGGGAATAGCCATGACCACCAGGTTACAGGTTATAAGTTGTAAGTTAGAGGTTATTTTGATAGAAGAGGGGAGTTTGATGCCGGGGAGGAATTTCGTGTTTTCCCGTTTCTTTGCCATAAGGCGGGCGTAATCAGGGAAATTGCTCCAGAGCGTTACGTTATGCCCGTTCTTATCCAGGAGCAGAGCTATCGCCGTTCCCCAGCCGCCGTCGCCTAAAACTAATATGTTCATAACAATAGTTCAATGGTTCAAATGTTCAACAGTTCAATAGTTTCCGCCTTTGGCGGACAATAGGTTAAGGGTTTAATGTTTTATCGTCTTTTCGCCGTCTAAAGTTGACCTTAGGTTCTGTTCCAGCCATTAATCGTTTTATGTTAGGGATATGTTTGATAATAATCAATGCGACAATAAAACTTGTCGCATATAAAATCGGAATATAATTATATCGGACTAAAGGAAGTCCGAGTATCGGTTGTTGAATTATTGTTTCTCCGAAAGTAAATAATAACCATAAATTAATAAGCAGAAGAAAAGATGATAATATTGATGCCAAGGAAATATATCTAAAAATGATAACCAATAATAGCCAAATACATAATGAAATTATTGTTAGAAATGGCATAATAATGATGAAAAAGCCAAATGACGTTGCGATGCCTTTTCCTCCTTTGAATTTAAACCAGACAGGAAAGATATGCCCAAAAACAGATAAGAATCCGCACTGTATGGAGACTTCAAATGATATTACGCCTTCAAAAAGAGAATACCTATCTCCGGCTAAGTGAAACATAATGAGAAATGCTAAAACAAAAGCACCTACTCCCTTAAAAGCATCTAATAGGAATGCTAAAATTCCGATTGGCCATCCCATAACACGAGCCACATTCGTTGCACCGATATTGCCGCTGCCGATGGTGCGGATATCAATTCCCTTAGCAAGCTTTACGATAATATAGCCGAACGGAATAGAGCCAATAAGATATCCGGCAAGAGCGCAAATTATGTGGTAGGTTTCCATTAGAATGATGCTTCAATTAACCCGCAAATCACGTGCCCGACTGTGATATGGCATTCCTGTATGCGGGCAGTGGTGTTTGACGGTGCGCAGAAGGCGAAGTCAACTATGTCTTTTAGTTTTCCCCCGTCTTGGCCGGTAAGCCCGATTGTTTTTACATGGAGCTTTTTGCATAATTTGACCGCTTCCAGCACGTTGGGGGAGTTCCCGCTGGTCGAGATGGCAATCGCGACGTCGCCTTTTTTTGCCAGCGCCTGTATCTGCCAGCTGAAAACAGAATCAAACCCGTAATCGTTGGCGATAGCGGTAATCAAGGAGGTGTTGGTGGTCAAGGCGATAGCCGGCAGGGGATGCCGCTTATCCTTAGTGAAGCGCCCGATTAATTCCGCGGCAATATGCTGTGAATCGGCGGCGCTACCGCCGTTACCGAATAGTATTATTTTATTCCCCCTTTTTAAGGCAGTAATTGTCAGTTCGGCAAGGCGAGTGATAAACGGCGCGCAATCTACCAGCATGTAATTTGACTGGCAAGCTTCCAGCAGACTTTCCTTGGTAAGAGAGAGCAGATTATTTTTTCTCATCTTTTAACGCTTTCTCTAAATCGTCTTTTAGTTTTTTGGCTTTAATCATTGCCTGGATAAGCTGTTTTTCCTCTTCTTCAGGCAGGT harbors:
- a CDS encoding dihydroorotase: MTTLLIKNGLVIDPANKINKTANVFIKDGKIVSVGTKAPKADKTINAKGLVVTPGLIDMHVHLREPGKEDEETIASGSAAAINGGFTSVACMPNTDPPVDNEASAEFVYIQAKRSGKANVFPIGAVTKGRKGEELAEIGQLARGGAVAFSDDGDPVASAEVMRRGLEYSSMFNKAIIAHCENKTLIKEGVMNEGYISTLLGLPGIPAVAEEIMVYRDIALARLTGGKLHIAHISTAEAVNLVANAKKEGLKVTAEVTPHHFTLTDDAIKTPRFGGDGFNTNFKMNPPLRTEEDRQALLDGLKNGTIDVIASDHAPHSPEKKDVEFSVAPFGVIGLETVLPIMLTELVHKKILSLSEAIAKVTVNPARILGIPKGTLSPGADADITIINLNKEWTINPEEFKSKSRNCPFAGWKVKGKTVQVIIAGQPVSAN
- a CDS encoding PD40 domain-containing protein gives rise to the protein MIEKYWKADSKLRDKIKSEIEKFSKLIKEASTDKNPELNMRANRIRQSLYSLCHPKIAFDSNRDGNSDIYTMDADGKNQTRLTDSPKNDISPRWSPDGKKIAFVSERDGNSEIYVMDADGKNQTRLTNNPKSDSSPDWSPIFLPELSALFAEEEKK
- a CDS encoding aspartate carbamoyltransferase catalytic subunit, with the protein product MTKAHKEKQGFEWKHKHLLGLEHLTAEEITYILDTAASFKEVSTRNIKKVPALRGKVVVNMFVEASTRTKISFSLAAKRLSADIVDFSPSTSSLSKGETLKDTAKNIEAMGVDIVIIRHTAPGTPHLLSRIIDASIVNAGDGAHEHPTQGLLDIFTMREKKKQIKGLKVAVVGDIQHSRVARSNIWGLTKLGAEVIAVGPATLIPKELTKLGVKICYDIDEIIDELDVINILRIQMERQKSNLFPSIREYSRLFGINSERMKHAKKDVLIMHPGPINRGVEITPEVADGAHSVILRQVTNGLAVRMAVLYLVSSFRDKMMGIKTPTEE
- the pyrR gene encoding bifunctional pyr operon transcriptional regulator/uracil phosphoribosyltransferase PyrR → MKKAKLVFTANEVTKAIKELAKSIAANKSDLKSLALIGIYTRGLTLAKRLQEELESSTKKKTPLGALDITLYRDDLATVGPAPIVKATDINFNLTDKVVILVDDVLYTGRTVRAALNELSDFGRPKCIRLAVLIDRGHRELPIAADYAGKTIATKDNEIVEVRFEETDGFDEVRLK
- a CDS encoding fibronectin type III domain-containing protein, whose product is MKLIVHCSLPPIWANLAFGGFIASILVFAGCEGASREEVIAGGSGTPKPPSNLRTTAILPTQISLAWDDNSTNETGFKLERKKSTEEAYSLIKTLPENTLAGSDTGLLPAALYSYRVKAYNSAGDSAASAEIPVLTPWQIDSIDTVNSTGRYSSIALDSVNDIHISYFNETLGDLKYATNSSGVWSAITLEGINTVGSFTSIAVDENNKTHISYRNADAGTLKYATNATNAWITSVIDNSADVGEYTSIATDANSKVYISYYDITHTSLMYATNVSGTWVTATIDNSGDVGKYTSIAVDSVFGVHISYFDETNTALKYAYNVTGTWNTVFVTDAAEPVNEGSYTSIGVTSAGKIFISYFDDTNNSLKCATNKLGNWDVFTIDSNVDAGGYNSLKLSEDGIAYIAYYDMTNLDLRYATFYITSEFVNITTYPAVDSSGDVGQYCSIAIDSDKGIYISYYDLTNGDLKCAIGR
- the dacB gene encoding D-alanyl-D-alanine carboxypeptidase/D-alanyl-D-alanine-endopeptidase is translated as MYNQITQAPEIKKALPSLFGRQASILKIIPLLVLLCTLLVFITVSARDNNTSSAANPISIQNSHNYLPPELKPVPYPEETIDAAACREMGEKISRLVSKYHLSKAKIGIKAVSLNDNKVICDKNSGTPLMPASNLKVFTTGAALCLLGPDFKYETTLYRQGPVIDGALKGNLIVKSNGNPNISGRFYNGNSTAVFEEWVKILKKLGINRVEGNIIIDDTAFDREYLVCSWPENQLSAWYCAPVGGVSFNDNCIDITVYYNDKKDEVSYRLEPNTDYVTIINDCSSTTRSSNHAVSLRRKESTNTIVISGRFYIHAEPYKESITIENPPLYFGTVLKETFSRKKSIPVLGEIKLTDKTYNRKSDHLTELASSKTDLLTTITVTNKNSQNFYAEQILKTLGSYFRSSGSFKGGAAQIEKFLLGQKIVTSTKTYEQVDGSGLSRGNKITPDAMVKLLRYIASQKYGKDFIETLPANGDDGSLKNRINGKGLAKTVWAKTGYISGVSALSGYITNHKNYAFSIIINNFSDLSNARKFQDEVVKLLLKD
- a CDS encoding NAD(P)-dependent glycerol-3-phosphate dehydrogenase, with product MNILVLGDGGWGTAIALLLDKNGHNVTLWSNFPDYARLMAKKRENTKFLPGIKLPSSIKITSNLQLITCNLVVMAIPTQYSRSVLSKLKTKIYNLKSTIPIVSVAKGLEMGTLKRPSEIITEVLGTDKIAVLSGPSHAEEVSRGLPASVVIASKNMELAKMAQSAFMNSHFRPYTHSDITGVELGGAIKNIIAIAAGICDGLKLGDNTKSALLTRGLAEIARLGKAMGAHQNTFFGLSGLGDLITTCVSPHGRNRAVGMQLGQGKTLRQIMASMEMVAEGVWTTKAAIKLSNQYKIEMPITKEVYNILFRRKDPKQAVRDLMGRRAKSETEDLCITKSPKLLK
- the plsY gene encoding glycerol-3-phosphate 1-O-acyltransferase PlsY encodes the protein METYHIICALAGYLIGSIPFGYIIVKLAKGIDIRTIGSGNIGATNVARVMGWPIGILAFLLDAFKGVGAFVLAFLIMFHLAGDRYSLFEGVISFEVSIQCGFLSVFGHIFPVWFKFKGGKGIATSFGFFIIIMPFLTIISLCIWLLLVIIFRYISLASILSSFLLLINLWLLFTFGETIIQQPILGLPLVRYNYIPILYATSFIVALIIIKHIPNIKRLMAGTEPKVNFRRRKDDKTLNP
- a CDS encoding D-sedoheptulose 7-phosphate isomerase, with amino-acid sequence MRKNNLLSLTKESLLEACQSNYMLVDCAPFITRLAELTITALKRGNKIILFGNGGSAADSQHIAAELIGRFTKDKRHPLPAIALTTNTSLITAIANDYGFDSVFSWQIQALAKKGDVAIAISTSGNSPNVLEAVKLCKKLHVKTIGLTGQDGGKLKDIVDFAFCAPSNTTARIQECHITVGHVICGLIEASF